A region of Osmerus eperlanus chromosome 9, fOsmEpe2.1, whole genome shotgun sequence DNA encodes the following proteins:
- the ktn1 gene encoding kinectin isoform X4 — translation MAMDIYDSQYLLVLAPSLVIALMFLFFWLFMKETSYDEVLARQKRDLKLPPSRPDTRKKGDKKKNKKRDASGGGGGGGESEEDLRDFEVGDTANGSALEEEEEPEPVAPPTPAPAPLAAPVEPPSGLKERKKKEKKQQAAAAKAAAGAASAPEEPEVNGSKAAGRRAETPVAVSKQHSPTPPQPDEHAQTPPQPSGKKEKKKKQKAEAVEESQPETKVAPAPTPAPTPAPAKKEAPIVAETKAQDGAPPPTTTTGKKKNSAKKQKTEHAPVDDAQTDSAAPTNHQAGQNDDASSKGSGRKQKMEADKENSEVKLKELLAGLGGLTEAEVVSVVAVLREKSPNALEAWHKSTVKADPSAQEKDRLLNTLQEEASIAKDKVKQLSQELQLEKQKSVRAEALVREHRGALEKEMNVMQAKAQGSYQDMQMKFQQVREQLDSQISRLQQENKILRDAVSSATNQMENKQSAELNNLRSEYSGLMKELAESSSKLQQEEHQRKSLEVNYKQLEAQLQDTKRRWDELQNYLHGVNSDKQALQAAKQELQNQLLAVETEMNNKNQEIQTLHSSLTDTMVSKEQMEQKVLQLLETSQHRVPDDALQGQLQELLSENKGLQVQVEALQAQVSSQAAHVSHFEELQKLLAEKEQQRKSLEDSLNAERSSGASRETNMQGMHNENLSLKADLQNLQAQISDQTASHLAFDQFQKSVQEREENIKTVEDLLKAGLIEVANKEEELKAVRVESEALKQELEALRLQIPEQSSSDSIVDELQSKMQEREDQIQVLEDSLQTALDSNSTRQKAVEALEQQVAALQSEAEQLKQQQAEESSSTSSRDLELQAQLASREQEVQSLQAELEGRARELEGRARELEGRAGELEGRAGELEGRARELEGRAREMSDKEEQLQQQLQLQVQQQQQQQESQTKAPSSEMLIALAEREKQVSGLQADLEEREKQVSGLQADLEEREKQVSGLQADLEEREKQVSGLQADLEELRDSLELHRKKNNESQTGLDSAQAECREVLHRLLPHVPLPTQQDHQEWLQRFESAASEVPAAEATPAPAAEEFTGLADKLKESEEAQQVLQKDCETYKKVLAETEGILQRLQNSVEQEESRWKVKLELGQVELKEMSVKVTTLEQEVERLGDVGELENVRRDKQHLEAELERAERESATYVMEVRELKDLLTELQSKLDGSYTEAVRQNEELTLLKTQLTETLSKLEAEESERQKVAGDLYKAQQSLDLIQEEIFKETGQGDLIENDNFSSQREEIDRKEKVTAGLNQTVRDLQHLLQSVNRQLTKRHEGETDKDSPEL, via the exons ATGGCGATGGACATCTACGACTCCCAGTACCTGCTGGTCCTGGCCCCTTCCCTGGTCATCGCCCTCATGTTCCTCTTCTTCTGGCTCTTCATGAAGGAGACCTCCTACGACGAGGTGCTCGCCCGGCAGAAACGCGACCTCAAGCTGCCGCCCTCCAGACCCGACACACGCAAGAAGGGAGATAAGAAAAAGAACAAGAAGAGGGACgcgagcggaggaggaggagggggaggagagtcgGAGGAGGACCTGAGGGACTTCGAGGTGGGCGACACCGCCAATGGCTccgccctggaggaggaggaggagccggagCCCGTGGCCCCGCCCACCCCGGCCCCCGCCCCTCTGGCCGCCCCCGTGGAGCCCCCCTCAGggttgaaggagaggaagaagaaggagaaaaagcAGCAGGCGGCCGCCGCCAAGGCAGCGGCCGGCGCCGCCAGTGCCCCCGAGGAGCCCGAGGTGAACGGGTCGAAGGCTGCGGGCCGCAGGGCGGAGACGCCCGTGGCTGTCAGCAAGCAGCACAGCCCCACCCCGCCACAGCCTGACGAACACGCCCAGacgcccccccagccctctgggaagaaggagaagaagaagaagcaaaAGGCTGAggctg TGGAGGAGAGCCAGCCAGAGACCAAGGTGGCCCCGGcccccaccccggcccccaccccagccccggccAAGAAGGAGGCTCCAATTGTGGCCGAGACCAAGGCCCAGGATGgtgcccccccacccaccaccaccacgggcAAGAAGAAGAACTCTGCCAAGAAGCAGAAGACTGAACAtg cccccgttGATGACGCCCAGACTGACTCTGCCGCCCCAACCAATCACCAGGCAGGACAGAACGACGACGCCTCCTCCAAGGGCAGTGGCAGGAAGCAGAAGATGGAGGCTGATAAAG AGAACTCTGAGGTGAAGCTGAAGGAGCtgctggctgggctgggaggCCTGACGGAGGCAGAGGTGGTCAGCGTGGTGGCTGTGCTGAGGGAGAAGAGCCCCAACGCCCTGGAGGCCTGGCACAAG TCCACCGTCAAGGCCGACCCGTCAGCCCAGGAGAAGGACAGACTTCTCAACACCCTGCAGGAAGAAGCCTCCATAGCCAAGGACAAGGTCAAGCAGCTCAGCCAG GAGCTGCAGCTGGAGAAGCAGAAGAGCGTCCGGGCCGAGGCGCTGGTGAGGGAGCACCgcggagccctggagaaggagatgaaCGTCATGCAGGCCAAGGCCCAGGGCAGCTACCAGGACATGCAAATGAAG ttccagcaggtgagagagcagctggacagTCAGATCAGCCGTCTGCAGCAGGAAAACAAAATCCTGAGAGACGCTGTGAGCTCAGCCACCAATCAGATGGAGAACAA GCAGTCTGCGGAGCTGAACAACCTGCGGTCCGAGTACTCGGGCCTGATGAAGGAGCTGGCAGAGAGCTCCAGCAAGCTCCAACAGGAGGAACACCAGAGGAAGTCCCTGGAGGTCAACTACAAGCAGCTGGAG GCTCAGCTGCAGGATACGAAGCGTCGCTGGGACGAGCTGCAGAACTACCTCCACGGGGTCAACTCTGACAAGCAGGCGCTGCAGGCTGCCAAGCAAG agcTGCAGAACCAGCTGCTGGCCGTGGAGACGGAGATGAACAACAAGAACCAGGAGATCCAGACTCTGCACAGCAGCCTGACAGACACCATGGTGTCCAAGGAGCAGATGGAGCAGAAGGTGTTGCAGCTCCTGGAAACGTCCCAGCACAGAGTCCCAGACGACGCCCTGCAGGGCCAGCTCCAG GAGCTCCTCAGTGAAAACAAGGGACTCCAAGTCCAGGTTGAGGCCTTGCAGGCCCAGGTCAGCTCCCAG GCTGCTCACGTCTCCCACTTTGAGGAGCTCCAGAAGCT gctggcTGAGAAGGAGCAGCAGAGGAAGAGTTTGGAGGACTCCCTCAACGCTGAGAGAAGCAGTGGGGCGAGCAGAGAGACGAACATGCAG gggATGCACAATGAGAACTTGTCACTGAAAGCAGACCTCCAGAATCTGCAGGCTCAGATTTCTGACCAG actgccTCTCATTTGGCTTTCGACCAGTTCCAGAAGAG CGTCCAGGAGCGAGAGGAGAACATCAAGACTGTGGAGGACCTGCTGAAGGCCGGCCTGATCGAGGTGGCCaacaaggaggaggagctaaAG gCAGTGAGGGTGGAGAGTGAGGCTCTGAAACAAGAATTGGAGGCTCTGAGGCTCCAAATACCTGAACAG tcCTCGTCCGACTCCATCGTGGACGAGTTGCAGAGCAA gatgcAGGAGAGGGAAGATCAGATCCAGGTGCTTGAGGACAGCCTCCAGACAGCCCTGGACAGCAACTCCACCAGGCAGAAGGCTGTGGAG gctcTAGAGCAGCAGGTTGCAGCTCTGCAGTCAGAGGCGGAGCAGCTGAAACAGCAGCAGGCTGAGGAGAgcagctccacctcctccagagacCTGGAACTGCAGGCCCA GCTGGCCTCCAGGGAGCAGGAGGTGCAGAGTCTGCAGGCTGAgctggagggcagagccagggagctggagggcagagccagggagctggagggcagagccggggagctggagggcagagccggggagctggagggcagagccagggagctggagggcagagccagggagaTGAGTGACAAGGAGGAGCAGCTACAACAGCAGCTACAACTACAggtgcagcaacagcagcaacag CAGGAGTCCCAGACAAAGGCTCCCAGCTCAGAGATGCTGATTGC gttggcggagagggagaagcaggtGTCTGGCCTGCAGGCTGAccttgaggagagggagaagcaggtGTCTGGCCTGCAGGCTGAccttgaggagagggagaagcaggtGTCTGGCCTGCAGGCTGAccttgaggagagggagaagcaggtGTCTGGCCTGCAGGCTGACCTTGAGGAGCTGAGAGACTCTCTGGAGCTCCACAGGAAGAAGAACAAC GAGAGCCAGACAGGTCTGGATTCAGCCCAGGCGGAGTGCAGAGAGGTTCTCCACAGACTGCTGCCCCACGTCCCTCTGCCCACCCAACAG gACCACCAGGAATGGCTGCAGAGGTTTGAGAGTGCGGCGTCCGAGGTTCCTGCAGCGGAGGCCACCCCTGCTCCTGCAGCAGAGGAATTCACG GGCCTTGCTGACAAGCTGAAGGAGTCAGAGGAGGCCCAGCAGGTTCTACAGAAAGATTGTGAGACGTACAAGAAAGTGTTGGCAGAGACG GAGGGCATCCTGCAGCGCCTGCAGAACAGCGTGGAGCAGGAAGAGTCTCGCTGGAAGGTCAAGCTGGAACTGGGGCAGGTGGAGCTGAAAGAG aTGAGCGTGAAAGTCACAAcactggaacaggaagtggaaagaCTGGGCGATGTTGGAGAGCTGGAAAAC GTGAGACGAGACAAGCAGCACCTGGAGGCAGAGCTGGAGCGGGCTGAGCGCGAGAGCGCCACCTACGTGATGGAGGTCCGAGAG CTCAAAGATCTGTTGACTGAATTGCAGAGCAAACTTGATGGCTCTTACACAGAGGCTGTCAGGCAGAATGAGGAGCTGACCTTG ctgaagACCCAGCTGACGGAGACTCTGTCCAAgctggaggcggaggagagcgagaggcagAAGGTGGCAGGTGACCTCTATAAG GCCCAGCAGTCCCTGGACCTGATCCAGGAGGAGATTTTCAAGGAGACGGGCCAGGGGGACCTGATCGAGAACGACAACTTCTCATCACAGAGG gaggagaTAGACAGGAAGGAGAAAGTGACTGCGGGGCTGAACCAGACAGTGAGGGACCTGCAGCACCTGCTCCAGTCTGTCAACCGTCAGCTCACCAAGAGACATGAGGGG GAGACGGACAAAGACTCTCCAGAGTTATAG
- the ktn1 gene encoding kinectin isoform X2, whose protein sequence is MAMDIYDSQYLLVLAPSLVIALMFLFFWLFMKETSYDEVLARQKRDLKLPPSRPDTRKKGDKKKNKKRDASGGGGGGGESEEDLRDFEVGDTANGSALEEEEEPEPVAPPTPAPAPLAAPVEPPSGLKERKKKEKKQQAAAAKAAAGAASAPEEPEVNGSKAAGRRAETPVAVSKQHSPTPPQPDEHAQTPPQPSGKKEKKKKQKAEAVEESQPETKVAPAPTPAPTPAPAKKEAPIVAETKAQDGAPPPTTTTGKKKNSAKKQKTEHAPVDDAQTDSAAPTNHQAGQNDDASSKGSGRKQKMEADKENSEVKLKELLAGLGGLTEAEVVSVVAVLREKSPNALEAWHKSTVKADPSAQEKDRLLNTLQEEASIAKDKVKQLSQELQLEKQKSVRAEALVREHRGALEKEMNVMQAKAQGSYQDMQMKFQQVREQLDSQISRLQQENKILRDAVSSATNQMENKQSAELNNLRSEYSGLMKELAESSSKLQQEEHQRKSLEVNYKQLEAQLQDTKRRWDELQNYLHGVNSDKQALQAAKQELQNQLLAVETEMNNKNQEIQTLHSSLTDTMVSKEQMEQKVLQLLETSQHRVPDDALQGQLQELLSENKGLQVQVEALQAQVSSQAAHVSHFEELQKLLAEKEQQRKSLEDSLNAERSSGASRETNMQGMHNENLSLKADLQNLQAQISDQTASHLAFDQFQKSVQEREENIKTVEDLLKAGLIEVANKEEELKAVRVESEALKQELEALRLQIPEQSSSDSIVDELQSKMQEREDQIQVLEDSLQTALDSNSTRQKAVEALEQQVAALQSEAEQLKQQQAEESSSTSSRDLELQAQLASREQEVQSLQAELEGRARELEGRARELEGRAGELEGRAGELEGRARELEGRAREMSDKEEQLQQQLQLQVQQQQQQESQTKAPSSEMLIALAEREKQVSGLQADLEEREKQVSGLQADLEEREKQVSGLQADLEEREKQVSGLQADLEELRDSLELHRKKNNELREKNWSAMEALSATETMLQGKLSKTAKESQTGLDSAQAECREVLHRLLPHVPLPTQQDHQEWLQRFESAASEVPAAEATPAPAAEEFTGLADKLKESEEAQQVLQKDCETYKKVLAETEGILQRLQNSVEQEESRWKVKLELGQVELKEMSVKVTTLEQEVERLGDVGELENVRRDKQHLEAELERAERESATYVMEVRELKDLLTELQSKLDGSYTEAVRQNEELTLLKTQLTETLSKLEAEESERQKVAGDLYKAQQSLDLIQEEIFKETGQGDLIENDNFSSQREEIDRKEKVTAGLNQTVRDLQHLLQSVNRQLTKRHEGETDKDSPEL, encoded by the exons ATGGCGATGGACATCTACGACTCCCAGTACCTGCTGGTCCTGGCCCCTTCCCTGGTCATCGCCCTCATGTTCCTCTTCTTCTGGCTCTTCATGAAGGAGACCTCCTACGACGAGGTGCTCGCCCGGCAGAAACGCGACCTCAAGCTGCCGCCCTCCAGACCCGACACACGCAAGAAGGGAGATAAGAAAAAGAACAAGAAGAGGGACgcgagcggaggaggaggagggggaggagagtcgGAGGAGGACCTGAGGGACTTCGAGGTGGGCGACACCGCCAATGGCTccgccctggaggaggaggaggagccggagCCCGTGGCCCCGCCCACCCCGGCCCCCGCCCCTCTGGCCGCCCCCGTGGAGCCCCCCTCAGggttgaaggagaggaagaagaaggagaaaaagcAGCAGGCGGCCGCCGCCAAGGCAGCGGCCGGCGCCGCCAGTGCCCCCGAGGAGCCCGAGGTGAACGGGTCGAAGGCTGCGGGCCGCAGGGCGGAGACGCCCGTGGCTGTCAGCAAGCAGCACAGCCCCACCCCGCCACAGCCTGACGAACACGCCCAGacgcccccccagccctctgggaagaaggagaagaagaagaagcaaaAGGCTGAggctg TGGAGGAGAGCCAGCCAGAGACCAAGGTGGCCCCGGcccccaccccggcccccaccccagccccggccAAGAAGGAGGCTCCAATTGTGGCCGAGACCAAGGCCCAGGATGgtgcccccccacccaccaccaccacgggcAAGAAGAAGAACTCTGCCAAGAAGCAGAAGACTGAACAtg cccccgttGATGACGCCCAGACTGACTCTGCCGCCCCAACCAATCACCAGGCAGGACAGAACGACGACGCCTCCTCCAAGGGCAGTGGCAGGAAGCAGAAGATGGAGGCTGATAAAG AGAACTCTGAGGTGAAGCTGAAGGAGCtgctggctgggctgggaggCCTGACGGAGGCAGAGGTGGTCAGCGTGGTGGCTGTGCTGAGGGAGAAGAGCCCCAACGCCCTGGAGGCCTGGCACAAG TCCACCGTCAAGGCCGACCCGTCAGCCCAGGAGAAGGACAGACTTCTCAACACCCTGCAGGAAGAAGCCTCCATAGCCAAGGACAAGGTCAAGCAGCTCAGCCAG GAGCTGCAGCTGGAGAAGCAGAAGAGCGTCCGGGCCGAGGCGCTGGTGAGGGAGCACCgcggagccctggagaaggagatgaaCGTCATGCAGGCCAAGGCCCAGGGCAGCTACCAGGACATGCAAATGAAG ttccagcaggtgagagagcagctggacagTCAGATCAGCCGTCTGCAGCAGGAAAACAAAATCCTGAGAGACGCTGTGAGCTCAGCCACCAATCAGATGGAGAACAA GCAGTCTGCGGAGCTGAACAACCTGCGGTCCGAGTACTCGGGCCTGATGAAGGAGCTGGCAGAGAGCTCCAGCAAGCTCCAACAGGAGGAACACCAGAGGAAGTCCCTGGAGGTCAACTACAAGCAGCTGGAG GCTCAGCTGCAGGATACGAAGCGTCGCTGGGACGAGCTGCAGAACTACCTCCACGGGGTCAACTCTGACAAGCAGGCGCTGCAGGCTGCCAAGCAAG agcTGCAGAACCAGCTGCTGGCCGTGGAGACGGAGATGAACAACAAGAACCAGGAGATCCAGACTCTGCACAGCAGCCTGACAGACACCATGGTGTCCAAGGAGCAGATGGAGCAGAAGGTGTTGCAGCTCCTGGAAACGTCCCAGCACAGAGTCCCAGACGACGCCCTGCAGGGCCAGCTCCAG GAGCTCCTCAGTGAAAACAAGGGACTCCAAGTCCAGGTTGAGGCCTTGCAGGCCCAGGTCAGCTCCCAG GCTGCTCACGTCTCCCACTTTGAGGAGCTCCAGAAGCT gctggcTGAGAAGGAGCAGCAGAGGAAGAGTTTGGAGGACTCCCTCAACGCTGAGAGAAGCAGTGGGGCGAGCAGAGAGACGAACATGCAG gggATGCACAATGAGAACTTGTCACTGAAAGCAGACCTCCAGAATCTGCAGGCTCAGATTTCTGACCAG actgccTCTCATTTGGCTTTCGACCAGTTCCAGAAGAG CGTCCAGGAGCGAGAGGAGAACATCAAGACTGTGGAGGACCTGCTGAAGGCCGGCCTGATCGAGGTGGCCaacaaggaggaggagctaaAG gCAGTGAGGGTGGAGAGTGAGGCTCTGAAACAAGAATTGGAGGCTCTGAGGCTCCAAATACCTGAACAG tcCTCGTCCGACTCCATCGTGGACGAGTTGCAGAGCAA gatgcAGGAGAGGGAAGATCAGATCCAGGTGCTTGAGGACAGCCTCCAGACAGCCCTGGACAGCAACTCCACCAGGCAGAAGGCTGTGGAG gctcTAGAGCAGCAGGTTGCAGCTCTGCAGTCAGAGGCGGAGCAGCTGAAACAGCAGCAGGCTGAGGAGAgcagctccacctcctccagagacCTGGAACTGCAGGCCCA GCTGGCCTCCAGGGAGCAGGAGGTGCAGAGTCTGCAGGCTGAgctggagggcagagccagggagctggagggcagagccagggagctggagggcagagccggggagctggagggcagagccggggagctggagggcagagccagggagctggagggcagagccagggagaTGAGTGACAAGGAGGAGCAGCTACAACAGCAGCTACAACTACAggtgcagcaacagcagcaacag GAGTCCCAGACAAAGGCTCCCAGCTCAGAGATGCTGATTGC gttggcggagagggagaagcaggtGTCTGGCCTGCAGGCTGAccttgaggagagggagaagcaggtGTCTGGCCTGCAGGCTGAccttgaggagagggagaagcaggtGTCTGGCCTGCAGGCTGAccttgaggagagggagaagcaggtGTCTGGCCTGCAGGCTGACCTTGAGGAGCTGAGAGACTCTCTGGAGCTCCACAGGAAGAAGAACAAC GAGCTTCGGGAGAAAAACTGGAGTGCTATGGAGGCTCTATCTGCTACTGAGACCATGCTGCAGGGGAAACTCAGCAAGACCGCCAAG GAGAGCCAGACAGGTCTGGATTCAGCCCAGGCGGAGTGCAGAGAGGTTCTCCACAGACTGCTGCCCCACGTCCCTCTGCCCACCCAACAG gACCACCAGGAATGGCTGCAGAGGTTTGAGAGTGCGGCGTCCGAGGTTCCTGCAGCGGAGGCCACCCCTGCTCCTGCAGCAGAGGAATTCACG GGCCTTGCTGACAAGCTGAAGGAGTCAGAGGAGGCCCAGCAGGTTCTACAGAAAGATTGTGAGACGTACAAGAAAGTGTTGGCAGAGACG GAGGGCATCCTGCAGCGCCTGCAGAACAGCGTGGAGCAGGAAGAGTCTCGCTGGAAGGTCAAGCTGGAACTGGGGCAGGTGGAGCTGAAAGAG aTGAGCGTGAAAGTCACAAcactggaacaggaagtggaaagaCTGGGCGATGTTGGAGAGCTGGAAAAC GTGAGACGAGACAAGCAGCACCTGGAGGCAGAGCTGGAGCGGGCTGAGCGCGAGAGCGCCACCTACGTGATGGAGGTCCGAGAG CTCAAAGATCTGTTGACTGAATTGCAGAGCAAACTTGATGGCTCTTACACAGAGGCTGTCAGGCAGAATGAGGAGCTGACCTTG ctgaagACCCAGCTGACGGAGACTCTGTCCAAgctggaggcggaggagagcgagaggcagAAGGTGGCAGGTGACCTCTATAAG GCCCAGCAGTCCCTGGACCTGATCCAGGAGGAGATTTTCAAGGAGACGGGCCAGGGGGACCTGATCGAGAACGACAACTTCTCATCACAGAGG gaggagaTAGACAGGAAGGAGAAAGTGACTGCGGGGCTGAACCAGACAGTGAGGGACCTGCAGCACCTGCTCCAGTCTGTCAACCGTCAGCTCACCAAGAGACATGAGGGG GAGACGGACAAAGACTCTCCAGAGTTATAG